A genomic segment from Flavobacterium sp. 9R encodes:
- a CDS encoding glycosidase, with amino-acid sequence MITSENNIVTQRLENLKKEFQVLIEKKNEPENTAGNGIYTRYKNPIITAGHTPLEWRYDFDPKSNPLLLERIGINATFNAGALKWNNKYITVVRVEGVDRKSFFAIAESPNGVDNFKFWDKPCVIPQTGEPDTNVYDMRLISHEDGWIYGIFCTERKDPKAPAGDTSMAIANAGIVRTKDLVNWERLPDLISNTGQQRNVVLHPEFVDGKYALYTRPQDGFIDVGNGGGIGLGYVEEMTNPIVKEEQIIYGKQYHTVYELKNGLGPAPIKTSKGWLHLAHGVRNTAAGLRYTLYMFMTDLNDISKVTHYPAGHFMAPENTERIGDVSNVLFSNGWIADEDGTVYIYYASSDTRMHVAVSSIEQLVDYVTNTPEDTFTSAGSVQTIIKQVEKNKSI; translated from the coding sequence ATGATTACATCTGAAAACAACATAGTAACACAAAGATTAGAAAACTTGAAAAAAGAATTTCAAGTGCTAATTGAGAAAAAAAACGAACCAGAAAACACCGCTGGAAACGGAATATATACCCGTTACAAAAACCCAATTATAACCGCTGGTCACACTCCACTTGAATGGCGTTATGACTTTGACCCAAAAAGCAATCCGTTGCTTTTGGAACGGATTGGCATTAATGCAACATTCAATGCTGGAGCCCTAAAATGGAACAACAAATACATCACTGTGGTGCGTGTAGAAGGTGTAGACAGAAAATCTTTTTTCGCTATTGCTGAAAGTCCAAATGGAGTGGATAATTTTAAATTTTGGGACAAACCTTGTGTTATCCCTCAAACCGGAGAACCTGATACCAACGTGTACGATATGCGTTTAATTTCACACGAAGACGGCTGGATTTATGGCATCTTTTGTACCGAACGCAAAGACCCAAAAGCTCCTGCTGGTGACACGAGTATGGCTATTGCCAATGCAGGAATTGTTCGTACCAAAGATTTAGTGAATTGGGAGCGATTACCTGACCTAATCTCAAATACGGGACAACAACGAAATGTGGTTTTACATCCTGAATTTGTAGATGGAAAATATGCATTGTACACTCGTCCACAAGATGGCTTCATAGATGTTGGTAATGGAGGCGGTATCGGTTTGGGTTATGTAGAAGAAATGACCAATCCAATAGTAAAAGAAGAACAAATTATTTACGGAAAACAATACCATACCGTTTATGAACTAAAAAATGGTTTAGGCCCCGCTCCTATCAAAACATCAAAAGGATGGTTGCATTTGGCACATGGTGTTCGTAATACGGCAGCTGGTCTTCGCTACACTCTTTATATGTTCATGACTGATTTAAATGATATTTCGAAAGTAACACACTATCCTGCTGGACATTTTATGGCTCCAGAAAACACGGAAAGAATCGGCGATGTATCAAATGTATTGTTCTCAAACGGTTGGATTGCCGATGAAGATGGAACCGTTTATATCTATTACGCTTCATCGGATACGCGCATGCACGTAGCTGTTTCAAGTATTGAGCAATTAGTTGACTATGTAACCAACACACCCGAAGATACGTTTACTTCTGCAGGTTCCGTACAAACCATTATCAAACAAGTAGAAAAAAATAAATCAATCTAA
- a CDS encoding MFS transporter: MHEKISLKEKIGYGLGDAASSMFWKIFSMYLLFFYTDVFGLAPAVVGTMFLITRIWDSCFDPIVGILADRTTSKWGKFRPYLLWTAIPFAIIGVLTFYTPDFDEKGKIIYAYVTYSLMMMVYSVINVPYASLLGVLSSDRKERTTLSSYRMVFAFGGSLLALWLIEPLVNYFGGNLNSKSGWLITIAVFGVITTIFFWACFLWTKERVQPISDEKSNLKEDLNDLLKNRPWWILLGAGIGALIFNSIRDGAAVYYFKYYVSSTINFDFTLFGTDFHMTPTSIYLVLGQAANIIGVVIATPIANRLGKKNTFLGAMFLAAIFSLIFYLFKNDEIYWILSFQVLISICAGCIFPLIWSMYADSADYSEWKQGRRATGLVFSASSMSQKFGWTIGGAGTGWLLGYYGFQANVAQTADTQNGIQLMLSVLPAIAAAISVIFIFFYPLNEQKLQIIEDELNNKREQ, translated from the coding sequence ATGCACGAAAAAATAAGTTTAAAAGAAAAAATAGGTTACGGACTTGGCGATGCTGCCTCTTCTATGTTTTGGAAAATATTCAGCATGTATCTACTGTTTTTCTACACAGATGTATTTGGTCTAGCACCAGCAGTAGTTGGAACCATGTTTTTAATCACTAGAATTTGGGATTCTTGCTTTGACCCCATCGTAGGAATTCTGGCAGATAGAACAACATCAAAATGGGGGAAATTCAGGCCTTATTTATTGTGGACTGCCATACCCTTTGCAATAATTGGAGTCCTAACTTTTTACACGCCAGACTTTGACGAAAAAGGCAAAATCATTTACGCTTACGTGACCTACTCTTTAATGATGATGGTGTATTCTGTAATCAATGTACCTTATGCCTCATTGCTTGGCGTTTTATCCTCTGACCGAAAAGAAAGAACAACCCTTTCCTCTTACCGTATGGTTTTTGCATTTGGAGGAAGTTTATTAGCACTTTGGCTTATCGAACCCTTAGTAAATTATTTTGGTGGGAACCTGAATTCAAAATCAGGTTGGTTGATAACAATCGCCGTTTTTGGAGTGATTACCACCATTTTCTTTTGGGCCTGTTTTTTATGGACTAAAGAAAGAGTACAACCTATCTCTGACGAAAAATCGAATTTGAAAGAAGATTTAAACGACTTACTAAAAAATCGCCCTTGGTGGATTCTACTAGGCGCCGGAATTGGGGCATTGATCTTCAATTCGATTAGAGATGGAGCTGCGGTTTACTATTTCAAATACTATGTAAGTAGTACCATTAATTTTGATTTCACCCTTTTCGGGACTGATTTTCATATGACACCTACTTCTATTTATTTGGTTTTAGGACAAGCTGCCAATATTATTGGGGTTGTAATTGCTACACCTATTGCCAATAGATTAGGAAAGAAAAACACATTCCTTGGCGCAATGTTTCTAGCAGCAATTTTTAGTTTGATTTTCTATCTGTTCAAAAACGATGAAATCTATTGGATCTTAAGTTTTCAGGTATTAATAAGCATTTGTGCAGGTTGTATCTTCCCATTAATCTGGTCGATGTATGCTGATAGTGCTGATTATTCTGAATGGAAACAAGGTAGAAGAGCAACGGGATTAGTTTTTTCTGCTTCTTCAATGTCACAAAAGTTTGGCTGGACAATTGGAGGCGCAGGAACTGGATGGTTATTAGGGTATTATGGATTTCAAGCGAATGTAGCGCAAACTGCCGATACTCAAAACGGTATTCAACTTATGCTAAGTGTACTCCCTGCAATAGCAGCAGCAATATCCGTGATTTTCATCTTCTTTTACCCTCTGAACGAACAAAAATTACAAATAATAGAAGACGAACTCAACAATAAAAGAGAACAATAA
- a CDS encoding glycoside hydrolase family 26 protein has protein sequence MQTIKIKRLFLVFSFGITIFSYAQKSASTPLLVDKKATPETQKLYKNLQALTQKGILFGHQDDLAYGVKWRYEEGRSDVKDVTNDYPAVYGWDLAGLEKKSDKNIDGVPFDKMKQYIIEGHSRGGVITVSWHCDNPLTGGPVSDTTPNSLAAALPNGTSHEKYKSWLNEIATFFSALKDKKGKPIPVLFRPFHELNGSWFWWGKNNATSEDLIALWRFTFDYLQSKDVHNLIYLYNTDRFKTREEYLASYPGADYVDMLTFDTYHSYPPTAESFIENCQRQLKIVSTLAKEQNKIMAFAETGFETIPYDKWWTDTLMKAIGDYKISYVLLWRNQGWQEKEQKMHYYTPFKGHPSEKDFVDFYNLKQTLFGRDAAKAKLYK, from the coding sequence ATGCAAACCATAAAAATAAAAAGACTATTTCTCGTTTTTTCCTTTGGGATAACCATCTTCAGTTATGCTCAGAAAAGTGCTTCTACCCCATTGCTCGTAGATAAAAAAGCTACTCCTGAGACGCAAAAGTTATACAAAAATTTACAAGCCTTGACACAAAAAGGTATTCTTTTTGGACACCAAGATGACCTAGCCTATGGCGTGAAATGGAGATACGAAGAAGGTCGTAGCGATGTAAAAGATGTAACAAATGATTATCCAGCAGTATATGGATGGGATTTGGCAGGACTCGAAAAAAAATCTGATAAGAATATAGATGGAGTTCCTTTCGACAAAATGAAACAATACATTATTGAAGGCCATTCTCGTGGAGGTGTTATAACCGTAAGTTGGCATTGTGACAATCCATTGACAGGAGGTCCAGTATCGGATACCACCCCAAATTCATTAGCAGCTGCATTACCAAATGGTACAAGTCATGAAAAATACAAATCTTGGCTAAATGAAATTGCAACATTTTTTAGTGCTCTAAAAGACAAAAAAGGGAAACCAATTCCTGTTTTATTTCGCCCTTTTCACGAACTAAACGGAAGCTGGTTTTGGTGGGGAAAAAACAACGCAACTTCTGAAGATTTGATTGCACTATGGCGATTTACTTTTGACTATTTACAAAGCAAAGACGTTCATAATTTAATTTATCTATACAACACGGATAGGTTTAAAACTAGAGAAGAATACTTAGCATCGTATCCCGGAGCTGATTATGTAGATATGTTGACTTTCGACACCTATCATAGTTATCCGCCAACTGCTGAGTCATTTATAGAGAATTGTCAACGGCAACTCAAAATTGTAAGTACCCTTGCAAAGGAACAGAATAAAATCATGGCTTTTGCTGAAACGGGATTCGAGACAATTCCTTATGATAAATGGTGGACCGACACTTTGATGAAAGCTATTGGTGACTATAAAATTTCTTATGTCCTATTATGGAGAAACCAAGGTTGGCAGGAAAAAGAACAAAAGATGCATTACTACACCCCTTTTAAAGGACATCCAAGCGAAAAAGATTTTGTTGACTTTTACAATTTGAAACAAACTTTATTTGGACGTGATGCTGCAAAGGCTAAACTTTACAAATAA
- a CDS encoding glycosyl hydrolase: MKKIFKIFILTVLVSSCSSNEPTVESDKKLLSFSIVELTNTPFTINSDNSITANVPSGTSLNNLTAKFELPSETSLYVGSTLQISGQTKNNFTLPVQYDLNFKGEKNKKYTVTINSFPNNLPVAMAGDDKYIILPKGTNTATVTLDGSKSSDSEAALVAYEWKNGNTILGTTPTLSTNLNLGIHTIVLKVTDTSGDTATDTITISVTQQGVYTPIDNNATQETKNLFTNIASIANSDKFIFGQEFPLSFQLKSLDFDLNTSDCKDVTGDHPGVYGIDPHYMLYKTASQKQLHIDEAKHAYANGSIVTFDFHQQSKSDNKIYFNDITTSTDKSLMFDIVNNRNNARDWFYKELDQVLNIINNDLGFPIVYRPFHEMDGNWFWWGTQATNHSPQLYIDFYRLTVDYMRNKSNLILFGWTPNEKINSSYYPGDDYVDLVGIDAYSQNVTTLKNNLIDLTKFATTHNKVAILSETGKGNYINDAPTFWTSTILKAIQDGGSDIRIAWALAWFNAPWDSNQSNLFIPNSSSSTEVKEDFKKFYNSETTLFQNEVKALKVYN, encoded by the coding sequence ATGAAAAAAATTTTTAAAATATTTATCTTGACAGTACTAGTGTCTTCTTGCTCTAGTAACGAACCCACTGTAGAAAGTGACAAGAAATTACTTTCTTTCAGTATCGTTGAACTAACCAACACCCCTTTTACTATAAATAGCGATAATTCAATTACTGCAAATGTCCCTTCAGGAACAAGTTTAAACAACTTAACGGCTAAATTTGAATTACCTTCTGAAACTAGTCTATATGTTGGGTCTACGCTACAAATATCTGGTCAGACCAAAAATAATTTTACGCTACCAGTACAATACGATTTAAATTTTAAAGGAGAAAAAAATAAAAAGTATACCGTTACCATCAATTCATTCCCAAATAATTTGCCTGTTGCAATGGCTGGTGATGACAAATACATTATTCTTCCAAAAGGAACAAATACTGCAACAGTAACATTGGATGGCTCAAAATCGTCCGATTCCGAAGCGGCTCTTGTTGCTTATGAATGGAAAAATGGAAACACTATACTTGGCACTACTCCTACGCTATCAACAAACTTAAACCTTGGAATTCATACCATAGTTTTAAAAGTGACTGACACTAGTGGTGACACAGCGACAGATACAATAACAATAAGTGTTACGCAACAAGGAGTTTATACCCCTATCGACAATAATGCAACTCAAGAAACTAAAAACCTGTTTACAAACATTGCATCAATTGCAAATAGTGACAAATTCATTTTTGGGCAAGAATTCCCTTTATCTTTTCAATTAAAAAGTCTTGATTTTGACTTAAACACCTCCGACTGCAAAGACGTTACAGGAGACCACCCAGGTGTTTATGGAATTGATCCACATTACATGCTTTATAAAACTGCCTCACAAAAACAACTTCACATTGATGAAGCTAAACATGCATATGCAAATGGATCAATTGTAACCTTTGATTTTCATCAACAAAGCAAAAGTGATAACAAAATATATTTTAATGATATTACAACAAGTACAGACAAAAGTCTAATGTTTGATATTGTAAATAATAGAAACAATGCAAGAGATTGGTTTTATAAAGAATTAGATCAGGTACTAAATATCATTAACAATGATTTAGGATTTCCTATCGTTTATAGACCATTTCATGAAATGGATGGAAATTGGTTTTGGTGGGGTACACAAGCTACCAATCACAGCCCACAACTGTACATCGATTTTTATAGATTGACCGTAGACTATATGAGAAATAAATCAAATTTGATTTTATTCGGTTGGACTCCTAATGAGAAAATAAATAGCAGTTATTATCCAGGTGATGACTATGTAGACCTTGTAGGCATTGATGCATATAGCCAAAATGTGACAACACTAAAAAACAACCTTATTGATTTGACCAAATTCGCAACTACCCACAATAAAGTAGCCATCTTATCTGAAACTGGAAAAGGAAATTATATAAACGACGCTCCAACATTCTGGACATCAACTATTTTAAAAGCGATTCAAGACGGTGGAAGCGACATTAGAATAGCTTGGGCTCTAGCATGGTTTAATGCACCTTGGGATTCTAATCAAAGTAATTTATTTATTCCAAATAGTAGCTCATCAACAGAGGTGAAAGAAGACTTTAAGAAATTTTACAATAGCGAAACAACTTTATTTCAGAATGAAGTAAAAGCGTTAAAAGTTTACAATTAA
- a CDS encoding IPT/TIG domain-containing protein → MKKNIIKTALIAFVAVLLYNCEDVAFSDDSDINLPASTITEISNETPFVGTEIILKGTNLNFVTNVSVGASEFKIIKQSADNMTVEVPRQIESGPITLFNKYKRKFESIQIIKPQFYPAKVITWPVNIQKGKPFLMIGENLDLIKEVKVNGKVVALFGAASPQKVSYSSAGVEMEIGEFATIEVTPKTGEKQTSPAILVVKPVNTYTPKQTLMISDFDAPFNAVNGDASSPFTHTTIAGEYGKALEVKAASANGWNGVYLKVENDNGGKGYDLSAYNKPHITFLVNTAGGQGYVQPIITAGGKTEDRHFTGAFGYGDDYKINTTNWEWRSYDLEKMGFPVVKGKLDRIGIQFRGGNVNGTPFYIAVDQVMITDGPLNPTIAWNCETPAGSTWNILPNSSSLQGYNQGSNYASLTGVSQGWDNKLGQASWDVKALDPAVYANGIWINFLLNTGNKEGYFQFDFGQGWMHFTKSQGYGDDYKFVPTNNKWVWRSIKLTPGEGDLSKFDPTKAFTMGIQLYGGNLAKGTAMEVNVDSFIFTTAPLDPNLVTD, encoded by the coding sequence ATGAAAAAGAATATAATTAAAACCGCATTGATTGCCTTTGTTGCTGTACTGTTGTACAATTGCGAAGATGTGGCATTCTCAGACGATTCCGATATTAATTTACCTGCTTCAACAATCACAGAAATATCAAATGAAACACCATTTGTTGGGACAGAAATTATTTTAAAAGGAACAAACTTAAATTTCGTAACCAATGTTTCAGTAGGTGCTAGTGAATTTAAAATCATAAAACAAAGCGCTGACAACATGACTGTTGAGGTTCCTCGACAAATAGAGAGTGGTCCAATAACTCTTTTTAATAAGTACAAAAGAAAATTTGAATCCATTCAAATCATTAAACCTCAATTTTATCCAGCTAAAGTAATCACTTGGCCAGTTAATATTCAAAAAGGAAAACCTTTTTTAATGATAGGTGAGAATTTAGATTTGATAAAAGAAGTTAAAGTCAATGGTAAAGTTGTTGCCTTATTTGGTGCAGCAAGCCCTCAAAAAGTTTCTTACTCTTCAGCTGGAGTTGAAATGGAAATTGGCGAGTTTGCTACTATTGAAGTTACCCCTAAAACAGGAGAAAAACAAACCTCTCCAGCAATTCTAGTGGTTAAACCGGTTAACACTTATACACCAAAACAAACATTAATGATTAGCGATTTTGATGCTCCATTCAATGCGGTTAATGGTGATGCTTCAAGTCCATTTACTCATACAACAATAGCTGGAGAATACGGCAAAGCCTTAGAAGTTAAAGCTGCTTCAGCAAACGGATGGAATGGTGTTTATTTGAAAGTAGAAAATGACAATGGTGGTAAAGGATATGATTTATCTGCATACAATAAACCTCACATTACATTCTTAGTGAATACAGCTGGTGGCCAAGGTTATGTACAACCTATTATTACTGCAGGTGGAAAAACTGAAGACCGACACTTTACAGGCGCATTCGGATATGGTGATGATTATAAAATCAATACTACAAATTGGGAATGGCGTTCTTATGACCTTGAAAAAATGGGATTCCCAGTAGTAAAAGGTAAATTGGATAGAATTGGAATTCAATTCCGTGGTGGTAATGTAAATGGAACTCCTTTCTATATTGCAGTTGACCAAGTAATGATTACAGATGGACCTTTAAACCCAACCATAGCTTGGAATTGCGAAACGCCAGCTGGATCTACTTGGAATATTTTGCCAAATTCAAGCAGCTTACAAGGTTACAACCAAGGCTCTAACTATGCTAGTTTAACAGGAGTTTCTCAAGGATGGGATAATAAATTAGGTCAAGCATCATGGGATGTAAAAGCACTTGATCCAGCAGTTTATGCCAATGGAATTTGGATTAACTTCCTTTTAAATACAGGAAACAAAGAAGGATATTTCCAATTTGACTTTGGTCAAGGTTGGATGCATTTTACAAAATCGCAAGGGTATGGAGATGATTATAAATTTGTTCCAACAAACAACAAGTGGGTTTGGCGTTCCATCAAACTTACCCCAGGCGAAGGTGATTTGAGCAAATTTGATCCAACCAAAGCCTTTACAATGGGAATCCAATTATATGGTGGAAACCTTGCTAAAGGAACTGCAATGGAAGTAAATGTAGACTCATTTATTTTTACAACTGCGCCTTTAGATCCAAACTTAGTAACAGATTAG
- a CDS encoding RagB/SusD family nutrient uptake outer membrane protein, translated as MKKAKYIILITVSILGFWSCSDFLDLEPQGAENSANFFDSQENGVRAIIGLYDMLQLDEGAGPDGQWMGHHHDFFLSDIRSDDAEKGSNDGDYAAMWEMLDFTMTPQIGFASDFWIHGFWGVSRANFALDNLPNVSWNPSVRDRLIGEASFMRAYFYWYLVRTYGGVPLFTTSVKPSDFGKIKRASLNECYTQIAADLTKAIDLLPEKGAIPLAEAGRASKGAARALLARVYMYQIGTDKDSKITWQQVYDQTNAVINSGEYSLMPNYATLWETESKNNAESVFEIQFGVGASDLAPGSIGTNFYNFQGNRKDDSGWGFNNPTPDLVEAYNVSVTNDPRLSCVVYGESFNNGILYGVKRKYDRNEQGSDWLNRKAALPVKPALAKAGDRNIKIIRYADVLLMHAEAAWYLSRFSEATSKLNMIRNRARNSTYCKGYAEGKMDYSAAPTSVNLPDINSTGNQLLTDIWKERRLELAMEQIRFYDLVRTGRYFNVIDNEKNIRRAPGSNYGLGVKAYKQFPNIKASGIAKSIDGPNGNKVPLLPIPQTEAQAWNLDQNTGY; from the coding sequence ATGAAAAAAGCAAAATACATTATCCTAATTACAGTCTCAATACTAGGTTTTTGGAGTTGCTCAGACTTCCTAGATCTTGAGCCACAAGGAGCAGAAAATAGTGCCAACTTTTTTGATAGTCAAGAAAATGGTGTACGTGCAATAATAGGTCTTTATGATATGCTCCAACTAGATGAAGGAGCAGGTCCTGATGGACAATGGATGGGACATCACCACGATTTTTTCTTGAGTGATATCCGTTCTGATGATGCTGAAAAAGGTAGTAACGACGGTGACTATGCTGCCATGTGGGAAATGCTAGACTTCACAATGACTCCTCAAATTGGTTTTGCAAGTGATTTTTGGATTCATGGTTTTTGGGGCGTTTCACGTGCTAACTTCGCACTTGATAACCTTCCTAACGTAAGTTGGAATCCATCTGTACGCGACAGATTAATTGGAGAAGCTTCTTTTATGAGAGCGTATTTCTACTGGTATCTAGTTCGTACTTATGGCGGTGTACCACTCTTTACAACCTCTGTTAAACCATCTGATTTTGGTAAAATAAAACGTGCTAGTTTAAACGAATGCTATACTCAAATTGCTGCCGATTTAACTAAAGCAATTGATTTATTACCTGAAAAAGGCGCAATTCCATTAGCAGAAGCTGGTAGAGCAAGCAAAGGAGCTGCTAGAGCTTTATTAGCTCGTGTCTATATGTATCAAATTGGTACAGATAAAGACAGTAAGATTACTTGGCAACAAGTTTACGATCAAACCAATGCAGTAATAAACTCTGGGGAATACTCCTTAATGCCTAACTATGCTACATTATGGGAAACAGAAAGTAAAAACAATGCAGAATCAGTATTCGAAATTCAATTTGGAGTTGGTGCAAGTGATTTAGCTCCAGGTTCAATTGGAACCAATTTCTATAACTTTCAAGGAAACAGAAAAGACGATTCTGGTTGGGGTTTCAACAATCCAACACCAGATTTAGTTGAAGCCTATAATGTATCTGTTACAAATGACCCTCGATTATCTTGTGTTGTTTATGGTGAAAGTTTTAACAATGGAATTTTATACGGTGTTAAAAGAAAATACGATCGTAATGAACAAGGATCAGATTGGCTTAATAGAAAAGCAGCACTTCCTGTAAAACCAGCACTAGCTAAAGCGGGTGACAGAAACATAAAAATTATTCGTTATGCTGATGTTTTATTAATGCACGCGGAGGCTGCTTGGTACTTAAGTAGATTCAGCGAAGCTACCTCTAAACTAAACATGATTAGAAATAGAGCAAGAAACAGTACCTATTGCAAAGGATATGCTGAAGGCAAAATGGATTATAGCGCAGCTCCAACATCTGTAAACCTTCCAGATATTAACTCAACAGGTAATCAACTCTTAACGGATATTTGGAAAGAAAGACGTTTAGAGCTAGCGATGGAACAAATTCGTTTTTATGACCTAGTTAGAACAGGAAGATATTTTAATGTGATTGACAATGAAAAAAATATTCGTCGTGCTCCAGGAAGTAATTACGGATTAGGTGTTAAAGCCTATAAACAATTCCCAAATATAAAAGCAAGCGGAATAGCGAAATCAATTGATGGGCCTAATGGTAATAAAGTACCTCTATTACCAATCCCACAAACAGAAGCTCAAGCATGGAATCTTGACCAAAACACAGGATATTAA